The stretch of DNA CACATATATTATATGCGCTATATTTTAACGGGGTAACtcgccgttaaggtatagcgcatctTTTAGATGCGTTATACATAATATGGTCATCTAACACTTTTTTCCACCTATTTTTGAATAAACCAATAACATAGCTTTCATACCTTTATATATTTTGCCACAAAGCACTTACCAACAAGTTCAGATTGCGAAAGTTAAACATGTACTGCTGGTTCTAAAACTGTATAGCTTTTTGGTATCAAGAATTTTCTGGTTATATGAGAAAAATACAAAAGGTCAACCCGCTATGCGTGAAGTCCGGGGAAGAAAATACAAGGATGACCAAACATCCAAGATTTCACGGCTCTTTCCAGCATAGTTAGATATACCTAAAAGCCAAATTCATATTGACTTCATAAATGCACAGGAGTTTCTACGAAAGCAACCAAAATCATTTTTGATCACAAAGGAACAAGCATACAACAAATTGACCAATTCAATCTTTACAAGCAAAGGGGTTAGGCAAATCAAAAACTTAGTTATAGACCTTTACATATTGTGTTACATGGCACTTCTTTTGGTTATGACGGTGGTGTATAGCCAGTTTGGGCGTACCTCGACTATTCTCACCAGCACATACACTTTATCAAGAATACCTgttatcgtgttacaaggcactTTACCAAGAAGTTTACAAGGTTGACAGTTAGATATGTCCTGCTGGTTCTAAAAGAGTATTGCTTGACATCAAGAATCTTTGCTAAAGAAGAATTTAACTGTTTATTTCAAATGTCTTCCAAAAACCTCTTCTCCTTCCTCTTTCTACTTGTTCTTCCGTTTTCGAGTTCTTCTGATGCAACAGCTTGGATAAAATCTGGGTTCTGGTATGCTGGCAGTGAGTTTCCAGTTCCTGAAATTCCTTCCACTATGTTCACACACATTCACTTTGCCTTTGCATATATTAACGCTTCAAGTTTTGAGCTTTACGTATCTCACTCAGATGAACCGTATATCTCTACCTTCTCAAACACTGTGAAGCAAAAGAATCCCTCAGTTATCACACTTCTATCCATCTGGGGAGGAAGAGATGAGTCCCCTAACTTTTTCGCGATGACTAGCCAGTTTTCTCGTAGGAAATCTTTCATCACAACGTCAATAAAAACTGCTCGACAATATGGATTTCAAGGGCTGGATCTTATTGGTGTCAACCCGAACACAGATGCAAACATGACTAATATGAGATCATTCATTGAAGAGTGGCGGACAGCGATTAATTCTGAGTCCAAGAGTTCTGGTACAAGAACACTGATCTTGACTATGGGAGCATACTACTCACCTATGCTAGATTCTATGTCCTACCCAATAGATACAATTATCAGAAACTTTGATTGGGTTCATCTCAAAGCATATGACTACTACTTGCCTACAAAAGATAATTTTACAGCACCACATGCAGCTTTATATGACCCTACTAGCAAACTAAATACAGACTATGGTATAAAGGAATGGATCAAGAGAGGATTACCAGCCAATAAAATAGTTCTAGGTTTGGCATACCATGGTTATGCATGGACACTTGTGaatccaaaacataacacggtaCGCACACCTGCAAGAGGTTTGGCAATAACACAAGACGGATCAATTAGCTACAGATACATCAAGCAGTATATGAAAAGTTATGGAGTCACACCAGTCTATAATTCCACATTTGTTGTGAACTATGTCACCATTGGATCATTTTGGATTGGTTATGATGATGTCGAGGCTATTAGAACTAAAGTTTCTTATGCGAAGGATAAGGGGCTTCTTGGTTTTGCTGCATTCCAAATACCAAGTGATGATGTCAATTGGGAGCTGTCAAAAACAGGTTTAAATCATAGAGAGCTTTGCTACCATTTCAAGATTCACCAACTCCTATACACTCAGCTCTATCAACTAATGTTTTTTTCACAAATTAATACTAACTTTCTTTACAGCTCAGGaccaagaagaagaagatcaaagCGGCAGCAACCGAAGGTTACTGGCAATTCTTCTGCCAACGCTCACCCTCACCATTCTCCTACTAAGTACAATAGTGTTTATCTTGAAAAAGAAAACCTTAAGATCTGAAGGTAACTAATTCAACCCCTTGTCACTATTTCTTTTAACTGACCAACCAGAATATACTGGAATCGAAAAGCTTTCCTTTGATTATAGGGATCAGGGAATTGAATGAAAGAGCTATAGGTCATAACCTAAAAGTTTTCAAATTTGACAAAATAAAAGCAGCTACAGACAATTTCTCCATTAAAAACAAGCTGGGGGAAGGAGGATTTGGACCTGTTTATAAGGTATTATGTTGACAACCCAACATTTGCTTCTTTTTAGTTTTTGTGAAGATAATGAGAAAACCCTGAGGTCCAGTGGACCACTGTTCGAAACTAGGTGGATGACCGGCCTGCCTTCtaccttctccacttaaataccagacTTTTGTTTGTGGCATGGTTCAAACCTGTGATGAATGCCTAAACCACGCAAGCACACATCACAAGCTGgctcttaccactagagcaaAGCTCTACTAGGGCAACTTTTGCTTTATCCTTTTACAAGTGTTTCGAATTATAAGTCGTAGTGCTAGGTGGCCATGAGATCAGAGAATCCTAAGCATAATATATCAGAAGTACAGAAACAAGTACGGCAGGGAAATGGAATTACCACCTTGGTAGCATTCAAAAATAACCATAATCATTTAAGAAAACAAAAGAAACTAAAAAGTAACAAGTCCCTAGTTAGTGCATAACATACCTTTTAACTACCTTCAATTGTTATCGGTAAAGTCCTTGGAAGAAGCCAAaacttttgtttgtttgttttcatTCACTTCACTGAAACAGAAAAGAGTAAAAACAGTGGAGTCCAATTCGTAAAAGCAGTCATCAAGCAAAATGAGATGAAAAAGAACAGTTTTAAAATGACTTCCTATTGATGCATCAAAATCATCGTTTGGAGCatacaaatagaaaaattaagcTAATCTTATGCACTTTTAGCACTCAATGTGTATTGTCACCACTTCTCCAAGCAAATACCTGAGATACTTTGTGCAGTTGGACAAGATGTGAAAAAAGCTTTACATGGTAAGTGGGAAGATAGCCTTATGACCAGTTTAGATAGTAATCATACTCCCTATTTTCCCAGGGAAGGTTAAGTGATGGGCAAGAAATTGCAATAAAACGGCTTTCAGCATACTCTAAGCAAGGAGTAGAAGAGTTCCAGAATGAGGTCACACTTGCTTCAAAGTTACAGCATGTCAATGTTCTACAACTTCAGGGATGTTGCACTGAAAGAGAAGAGAAGATACTGATTTATGAGTACATGCCAAATAAAAGTTTGGATTTCTACCTTTACGGTGTGTAAACTCTTACTTCATTACAAAATTATATTGAATCCAGAAAATCTTGGCATATAACAAATTACACCATGTACACAACATCTAGTAAACAAAATGTGTAATAGCACTTCATATGGTAATCCAAGATCTTAAGGCATATGATCATCTATATGCCACATGTCCAATAAGTCATTATGTGATGCAGATCCAGTACAGAGCCTGCAGTTAGATTGGGAGACGCGGGTTCGTATTATAGGAGGAGTTACTCAAGGACTTCTATACCTACAAGAGTACTCAGCATTCACAGTCATTCACAGAGACTTGAAAGCTAGCAACATTTTACTGGACGATGAGATGAAACcgaaaatctcagattttggtATAGCTAAACTTTTCCAGAAAGATGAAAAGGAAGCAAACACCGGAAGGATTGTCGGGACCTAGTAAATATCATGACTCTTAACCACTGTTACTTACTTAATACTCCTACCTCCTAACATTGCAGCTTGTGTTCTGTAGTGGTTGTGTTCCTCCAGAGTACGTTAAGCGAGGTCTATACTCCAGGAAATATGACGTTTACAGTTTTGGAGTTTTATTGTTGCAAATCCTTGGCGGAAAGAAGAATTCAAGTGAATATGGAATCAAGAACGATCTGAATCTTCTAGAATATGTAAGTCTTTGCCGTCTTATCTAACTAGTTCAATCTCAAAAGTTTCTACGTGGAAACTAAGCTAATACGATCAATATTCAGGCATATGAACTTTGGGAAAAAGGCAATGGAGTGGATTTTCTTGATCTGTCACTGCAAGATGATTCTCGAATAGGCAAGCAACTGAGATACATGCAAGCTGCACTATTGTGTGTCCAAGAAAAATGGGAAGACCGACCATCGATGTTGGAGGTGTACTCCATGCTCAAAAATGAAACTGAGGTCTTGCCCAATCCTAAAGTTCCTGCCTTTTCCAAGAATAAAGACAATGACACACAAGAGACTTTAGTCACACCTGACCTTACTTGTTCGGATAATAGTCTCACTATATCCCAACTTATAGCCCGTTAACACTTCAAAGTTTCAGGGAGCATTTTAATCTCATAAATGGTCTTTTTGCCTCTGTTTCTTTACTTGGTCTCCGGAATCCCGTAGAGCAAGTTACTGTCGTATACAATACATCACCCAGTCACAATTAGCaactttttaaataattttcctTGGATGAAGGAAAATTGTTTAAGTAGTGAATTGAAGTATGACTAAAGTAGAGTCTAACATGTGATAGCCTATCAAGGAAATTCCCACAAGTTAACAAGTTAGATGCCAAGCCCGGTCTTCTTAAATTAATTGATCCAGCAACGACACTAAAACATTGCCACAGACTGAAGTATACTCAATGATTAACAAAGATCATTTTCAAAAATCCATGAGTAATTCTCCAGTACAGAGTTGGTTTATGACTTTGTGAAGTAATTTAAATACATGCGCGCGCACACATGTTATTGAGGCGAGAAAAAAATCTAAAAGATCCAAACTCTAGAAAAGCTAGTAGTTTTCGTAAGAAAGTAGTTTAAATACATGTCCGTTGTTATAGATTGAAGCATGTATTGGGCTCTAATTCTTTTTGATTGTTAAAAGGAAGTAGATAAATTTCAGCAACAACAGTGTGCTGGCAAGTAATTACAAGATGGATACAATTAAGAAATGTGTAATGAGCTAAGAAAGTCAATCATGGCACCTATGTCATTTATTATAGCCGTGTTACACCAAAAGAATTGCGAAGATATTCATCTTATTGGGCTCTAATTCTTCTACCATAAACTCAAGAACCTGTTTTAATGGTCAGTATGATTTTTATGGTGGCTCTAATTCTTCTGCCATATAAAATTTACCAACCATTAACACAGGTTCTTGAGTTTTGAACTAGCACGTTTACCAATCTGGGTCGGGAAATTAGTTTCTGGTAACAATTTTAAAGAATCTCAAA from Nicotiana tomentosiformis chromosome 11, ASM39032v3, whole genome shotgun sequence encodes:
- the LOC104087147 gene encoding cysteine-rich receptor-like protein kinase 19; amino-acid sequence: MSSKNLFSFLFLLVLPFSSSSDATAWIKSGFWYAGSEFPVPEIPSTMFTHIHFAFAYINASSFELYVSHSDEPYISTFSNTVKQKNPSVITLLSIWGGRDESPNFFAMTSQFSRRKSFITTSIKTARQYGFQGLDLIGVNPNTDANMTNMRSFIEEWRTAINSESKSSGTRTLILTMGAYYSPMLDSMSYPIDTIIRNFDWVHLKAYDYYLPTKDNFTAPHAALYDPTSKLNTDYGIKEWIKRGLPANKIVLGLAYHGYAWTLVNPKHNTVRTPARGLAITQDGSISYRYIKQYMKSYGVTPVYNSTFVVNYVTIGSFWIGYDDVEAIRTKVSYAKDKGLLGFAAFQIPSDDVNWELSKTAQDQEEEDQSGSNRRLLAILLPTLTLTILLLSTIVFILKKKTLRSEGIRELNERAIGHNLKVFKFDKIKAATDNFSIKNKLGEGGFGPVYKGRLSDGQEIAIKRLSAYSKQGVEEFQNEVTLASKLQHVNVLQLQGCCTEREEKILIYEYMPNKSLDFYLYDPVQSLQLDWETRVRIIGGVTQGLLYLQEYSAFTVIHRDLKASNILLDDEMKPKISDFGIAKLFQKDEKEANTGRIVGTYGCVPPEYVKRGLYSRKYDVYSFGVLLLQILGGKKNSSEYGIKNDLNLLEYAYELWEKGNGVDFLDLSLQDDSRIGKQLRYMQAALLCVQEKWEDRPSMLEVYSMLKNETEVLPNPKVPAFSKNKDNDTQETLVTPDLTCSDNSLTISQLIAR